A part of Dasypus novemcinctus isolate mDasNov1 chromosome 5, mDasNov1.1.hap2, whole genome shotgun sequence genomic DNA contains:
- the PRR15 gene encoding proline-rich protein 15 yields MAESSSAGGSVPWWKSLTLRKKSKEATEGAQPSAEPAVGELTSPAPPSPDWTSSSMENQDTTNLFGNPGEPYKFCVEKLGNSRRNLKISRSGRFKEKRKVRASLLPEGIKSPEEASSPGDSQEERQ; encoded by the coding sequence ATGGCGGAGAGCAGCAGCGCAGGCGGCTCGGTCCCGTGGTGGAAATCGCTCACCCTCAGGAAGAAAAGCAAGGAAGCCACCGAGGGTGCGCAGCCTTCGGCCGAGCCTGCCGTGGGCGAGCTCACGTCCCCGGCGCCGCCCAGTCCCGACTGGACCAGCAGCTCCATGGAGAACCAGGACACCACCAATCTCTTCGGGAACCCCGGCGAGCCCTACAAGTTCTGCGTGGAGAAATTGGGCAACAGCCGCCGCAATTTGAAGATCTCCCGCTCTGGTCGCttcaaggaaaagaggaaggtgCGTGCTTCGCTGCTCCCCGAGGGGATCAAATCTCCGGAGGAGGCCAGCTCCCCTGGTGACTCCCAAGAGGAGAGGCAGTAA